The genome window AGTTCACTCAGCGGCTCCGCGAGGACATGGCGACCGAGACGGAGATGTTCTTCGGCTCGATCCTTCGGGAGGACCGGCCGCTGACGGACCTGATCGCGGCCGACTACTCGTTTGTGAACGAGCGGCTGGCGCGGCTCTACCGGATTGAGGGGATCGACGGGGACGAGTTCCGCCGCGTGACGCTCCCCGAGGGGCGGCGGGGGCTGCTGACGCATGCCAGCATCCTGACGCTGACGTCGTATCCCAACCGGACTTCACCCGTGAAGCGCGGGGAGTGGATCCTGGCGAATCTGTTGGGGGACAGACCGCCCGATCCGCCGCCGGTGGTGCCGGGGCTGGAGGAGACGCAGAAGTCGAATCCCGATCTGCCGCTGCGGAAGCAGCTGGAGATGCACCGGGCGGACGCGGGGTGTGCTTCGTGTCACAAGGTGATGGACGAGCTGGGATTTGGCCTGGAGAACTATGACGCCATTGGCCGGTGGCGGGAGAAGGATGGGCGGTTTGAGGTCGACAGCACGGGGACGTTGCCGACGGGTGAGACGTTCCGTGGAGCGACGGAATTGACGGCGATTCTGCGGCAGCGGGAGGAGGAGTTTGCGCGGTGCTTTGTCGAGAAGCTGCTGACTTTTGCCTTGGGGCGGGGGCTGGAGTATTACGACAAGTGTGCCGTGGACGGGGTTGTGGATCGTGTGCGGAAGGAAGGGATGCGGGTTTCGGCCGCGGTGCGGGGGATCGTGCTGAGTGCGCCGTTCCGCATGCGGGGCGAGTAACGTGCTTGCCGGCACGACGGTGCTACGTCAAACCCAACGTGCTACGGCAGCCGGGGTCAAGGGGGCAACCCCTTGCCGCCGGAGGCGCTTCCCTGAGGAACCGTGGGACACAACGGACCTCCCCTTTGTGGGACCGGCGTTGAGAACTCACCGCTCGCTTTGCAATGCCCGCGGGTTGGTGAAGGGGCATACGACACGTTGTCCGCGTTTGGACACGTGCTCCTTCAGAGAGACTCCCGACGAGAGGGCCTCCGGCGGGCAAAGGGGCGTTGCCCCTCTGCACTCCCTACCAGGGGTTACCCCCTGGACCCCGGTGATCTTTAGCGGCCGCCGCGGTTTCCGCCGCCGCCGAAGTTGCCACCACCGAAACCGCCGAACCCACCGAAGTTCCCCCGCGAACGACCGCTGTCGCCCCCACCGCGGTTCCCCCGTCCGGAGTCCCCGCCGCCAAACGTCCGGCCGCCTCCTCCGCCACCACCCGGGGTGAACCCGCTCGGTGCGCCGCCTCCACCTCCGCCGCTCCCGCCGCGGTTCTGCATCCGCTGCTCGAACATCCGGCGAAGATCATCCGGATTCGGAGCGGGAGGCGTCGTCGGCTGTCCGCCGCTCTGCCCGTCGTTCGTCGTTGGCCGGCTCCGCCCCCGCGACGACGAGACCCGCACCTTGGGCATCAGTGTCCCGAGAGTGCTGGAAATGACCGCCGCGTTCGTGTTCTCCAGCGAGACGATCCGGACCGACTTGCGGGAGTCGAGAGCCGCCTTGTCGAGCTGCCCCACGAGTTCGCGGATCTCGTTGTACAGCGAGTCATTGGCCGAGACGATCAGCGTATTCGTCTGGTCGTCCATCGAGAGGGCCAGCTTGATCTGCGGCGGACGACCCTGCTCGTTCCCGCGGCCTCCCCCCCCCATCATCATCGCCATGATGTTGGGGCCTCCGCGGCCTCCCATCATCTGGGCCTGCATCCCTTCTTCGGTGTAGTCGCGATACAGCTCCCGGACGGACGTGAAGACGTCCGCCACGTCGGCGTACTCGACGGGGATCATCCGCGGCTGACGGTCCCGGTCGGTGTCCGGGAGCTCCGACAGGTCGAGGATGTCGAGCATCTCTTCCACTTCCCGGACGCGGTGCGGCGGTCCGGAGACGAAGAGGGCGTTCAGCCGCGGCTCGGGGATGATCCGCAGGCTGTTCGTGGCGAGAGTCGAGGTGATCCCCGTGGCGTCCATCATCGTCGAGCCGAAGCCCGACAGGCCGCTGGTCAGGCTGCCGAACGTTCCGGAAGAGCTCGACGATGACATGACCCGGCTGTCCGGGATGAGCTGCTCCAGCATGGTGGCCGCTTCGGTCGCGTCCGCCGAGCGGAGTGTGAAGACGGTCCACGAGTTCCGGATCGGAATCGAGGCAAGCGTGCTTTCCAGCATCTCCTCCAGCCGGTCGAGCGACGCTTCATCGGTCGACGAGAGGATCAGCTCTCCGCCGACGACCGTCACGATGACGGGCGGGGCCTTGGGATTGTTCTGTACCGCGGGATTCCGGGGACTGCTCGCCGGCGGGGCGGCGGGGGCCCCCTCTCCCCCCTGCGGCATCGGCGCGGGACGCTGTGGAGTCGCGGAGCCCGCGTTCGGCGGGGTTTCCGCTGGTTGCGCCGCACCCGCCTGAGCCAGGCGGGCGGGGGCCGGCTCCGCGTCGCTGGAGACGTCGACGAACTGAAGGGCGGAATCGTCGCCCCGCCGGACGCGGGCCTGCGTTCCGTCACGGTCGTTCGGCGCGGAAGTCGGCGTGCTGGGCGGAGAGGCGGCCGGCGCTCCCTGGGGATCAACCGCACTCCGCGGCTCCTCCAGGGGGAGGGCAGCGGGACGCGCGGGCGAGGACGCCGGGGTCTCTCCGGTCGGCGCCCGCATCCCGCGGATCAGACCTCGCTGGTCGGGCGTGACGATCCGGATCGGAGTCGGAGACTCGTTCGCCCAGATCTTTTCGATCAGCGGCATCACCTCTTCCGGATCGCGGCCGTAGAGGGAGAAGGTCCGCACCATCCCCCGCTCGGACGGCTTCTGGCCGGTGCCGTCTTCGCCAAGCTGCGTCAGGAGGTTCTTGACCTGCGTCACCTGGTCGAGCGTGCCGCGGACCATGACCTGCCGGCCCGCGAGGTCCGCCTCGACCGTCGGGGCGTTCTGCCCGTCGGTGGCGAACATCGACCGGATCGTCGCGGCAACGGCGACGGGATCCTTCTTCACGAGCGGGATCACGATGACCTGCTGCGCCCCGAGGCCGACGCCGTCCATCTGGCGGATCAGCGCCTCGACTTCGCGATGCTGCTCCTGCGTCGCCATGATGTGGATCTTGCCGTTGCGGCCGTCCTCATTGATGACGATCCCGGGCATGATCGAGTCGATCGACTTCGTCACTTCGCGGGGATCCGCGTTGTCGATCTTGTAGACGACGAGGTACGGCTTGCGGCTGCCGCGGCCCCCCCCTTCGCCCTCGACGTCGACCGTCTCGAGAGCCGACTTGACGATGTCGTGCT of Planctomyces sp. SH-PL14 contains these proteins:
- a CDS encoding secretin N-terminal domain-containing protein codes for the protein MRSRVSRLFSLVITSALLCSGVIAQDGERGRGGPPGGGGQGGGPGGFRGGGPGGGGGPRGGFGGGGILDELRRDSVKSEVGLTDDQSEKLRKISEETDFFGKMGPAFQKMRSAETEEQRAAAREEMRVAGEALNAEVEAKAKLVLDEKQFTRARQINLQRQGTRALTRTDVAKELGYSPQQIEQMRALQTEYDNARFQQGFQASEEDRQKLRDDFEAKMNGVLTADQKSKWTTSLGAAAPEDTNDRWDRGGGRDRGRGGSRNANSTPGVPFIEAVPEGAVPTIDFGAGAMLAAVPGGTAPPKGTTEQPAAAPASGGLASDVRMSFNFRYAPWAEVLKLFAERAGLTLDLTETPPGTFNYYDKKSYTPTEALDILNGYLLQKGYILVRRDEFLVCLRLDGNPIPPNLIPEIRPSELDLRGRNELLTVAFPVTGVDVSQVAKELDSLRGPQGSVVGLKSTNTIMATDTGANLRRIRDIVDSLASQHSPQDRVFRAYAVKNIDAYDAETIVKSLLGIAKPVSNVSSSAGGDSRFGGFGGGFGGGGFGDRGRGDRDPREMQAMMQRAQSAASPTGHTQVTADERTNKLLVTATIAEHDIVKSALETVDVEGEGGGRGSRKPYLVVYKIDNADPREVTKSIDSIMPGIVINEDGRNGKIHIMATQEQHREVEALIRQMDGVGLGAQQVIVIPLVKKDPVAVAATIRSMFATDGQNAPTVEADLAGRQVMVRGTLDQVTQVKNLLTQLGEDGTGQKPSERGMVRTFSLYGRDPEEVMPLIEKIWANESPTPIRIVTPDQRGLIRGMRAPTGETPASSPARPAALPLEEPRSAVDPQGAPAASPPSTPTSAPNDRDGTQARVRRGDDSALQFVDVSSDAEPAPARLAQAGAAQPAETPPNAGSATPQRPAPMPQGGEGAPAAPPASSPRNPAVQNNPKAPPVIVTVVGGELILSSTDEASLDRLEEMLESTLASIPIRNSWTVFTLRSADATEAATMLEQLIPDSRVMSSSSSSGTFGSLTSGLSGFGSTMMDATGITSTLATNSLRIIPEPRLNALFVSGPPHRVREVEEMLDILDLSELPDTDRDRQPRMIPVEYADVADVFTSVRELYRDYTEEGMQAQMMGGRGGPNIMAMMMGGGGRGNEQGRPPQIKLALSMDDQTNTLIVSANDSLYNEIRELVGQLDKAALDSRKSVRIVSLENTNAAVISSTLGTLMPKVRVSSSRGRSRPTTNDGQSGGQPTTPPAPNPDDLRRMFEQRMQNRGGSGGGGGGAPSGFTPGGGGGGGRTFGGGDSGRGNRGGGDSGRSRGNFGGFGGFGGGNFGGGGNRGGR